Proteins encoded in a region of the Vibrio ponticus genome:
- a CDS encoding SoxR reducing system RseC family protein, translating to MMTALATVSAVTQKSSGYDVELSCEQQTSCSSCSSQKSCGTGIVSKAVGNKVLRWHLFTQQVLRVGQVVEIGMAEKSLLQSAAIVYLTPLFALILGAALAHVVIAPLLGFGEGAVILLSAVFVAGGIALAKRLAARIERQSSQQVILLRVLGEPIQ from the coding sequence ATGATGACCGCATTGGCAACTGTTTCGGCAGTGACCCAAAAATCATCAGGGTATGATGTAGAGCTGAGTTGTGAGCAGCAGACCAGCTGCTCGAGCTGCTCATCACAAAAGAGTTGTGGAACCGGTATTGTATCGAAAGCCGTGGGAAATAAAGTGCTACGTTGGCATTTGTTTACCCAGCAAGTACTGAGAGTTGGTCAAGTGGTTGAGATTGGCATGGCGGAAAAAAGTTTACTGCAATCAGCAGCGATCGTGTACCTCACGCCTTTGTTTGCATTGATCCTAGGTGCAGCGCTTGCACATGTGGTTATTGCCCCTTTGTTAGGCTTTGGTGAAGGTGCGGTGATATTACTTTCAGCCGTGTTTGTCGCTGGGGGAATTGCCCTCGCGAAACGCTTGGCAGCGCGCATAGAGCGACAATCGTCGCAACAAGTCATATTATTAAGAGTATTGGGAGAACCTATCCAATGA
- the rseB gene encoding sigma-E factor regulatory protein RseB — protein MKKILISALTLFSLTSPMAFADEKPAEALLHQMNEASQQLNFELSYILIKKNSIEPLLYRHARNAEEQFAHLVYLSGPIREVIRRGNEVSYIEPGVEPFTIESGEMVAPTIPMLDSDVDELSAYYDFIQVGRAREAGAACQVIRVVPKDGLRYSYIMWVDEKTKLPLRADLIDRDGEVLEQYRTISYNVNDHLAEMMSGLNDVKLPQVISLPKGQVKDSFWTVGWIPNGFEAKDLNRYRMAVTDRMVESQMYSDGLFSFSIYVSQRDDHSLKGQIVRQGRRTLHTFVRGNAEISVVGDIPPATAKRIAQSVKITSPQEK, from the coding sequence ATGAAAAAAATCCTGATCAGTGCGCTGACACTGTTCAGTTTGACATCTCCAATGGCCTTTGCAGATGAAAAACCTGCAGAGGCTTTGTTGCATCAAATGAACGAAGCCAGTCAGCAACTTAATTTTGAACTCTCTTATATCCTGATTAAGAAAAACAGTATCGAACCTCTGCTTTATCGCCATGCGCGCAATGCCGAGGAACAGTTCGCTCACCTTGTCTATCTTAGTGGTCCTATCCGTGAGGTGATTCGTCGCGGTAATGAGGTGAGTTACATCGAGCCAGGTGTGGAACCGTTTACCATTGAGTCTGGTGAAATGGTGGCGCCAACCATTCCGATGCTGGACTCTGATGTTGACGAGCTCAGTGCGTACTACGACTTTATTCAGGTAGGGCGTGCGCGTGAAGCGGGCGCGGCTTGTCAGGTGATTCGCGTGGTGCCTAAAGATGGTTTGCGTTACAGCTACATCATGTGGGTGGATGAGAAGACCAAACTGCCACTGCGCGCCGATCTTATCGACCGTGATGGCGAAGTGCTCGAGCAGTACCGAACCATCTCTTATAACGTTAATGACCATCTTGCTGAGATGATGAGTGGCTTAAACGATGTGAAGTTGCCACAAGTGATTTCGCTGCCGAAAGGTCAAGTGAAAGACTCGTTCTGGACAGTGGGTTGGATTCCTAATGGTTTTGAAGCCAAAGATCTCAACCGTTATCGCATGGCGGTGACCGATCGTATGGTTGAAAGCCAAATGTACAGCGATGGTCTGTTTAGTTTCTCTATCTATGTTTCTCAGCGTGATGATCATTCATTGAAAGGTCAGATCGTCCGTCAAGGTCGACGCACACTGCACACGTTTGTGCGTGGTAATGCAGAGATTTCAGTGGTAGGCGATATTCCACCGGCAACGGCAAAGCGCATCGCACAATCTGTGAAGATCACTTCGCCACAAGAGAAGTAA
- a CDS encoding sigma-E factor negative regulatory protein: MADKEKLSALMDGELVDKAFIAELENDQQGLEAWKNYHLIGDVLRGEAPAKPEWNIAESVALALENEPAHTPFRTDNVTDINDARIESQPTPQVAKRYLPTWLTQFGQVGIAACVSLAVILGVQQYGENPNAEADQLPVLQTIPFAGSAEPVSLTRESVEPAAKSDLNVQEQRRRINAMLQDYELQLRLHSGDSVDHSVDPDTVVE; the protein is encoded by the coding sequence ATGGCTGACAAAGAGAAACTTTCAGCACTCATGGATGGAGAGTTGGTCGATAAGGCTTTCATTGCGGAGCTAGAAAATGACCAACAAGGTTTAGAAGCTTGGAAGAATTACCATCTTATTGGTGATGTACTTCGTGGTGAAGCTCCTGCAAAACCTGAGTGGAATATTGCTGAAAGCGTTGCTTTAGCGCTAGAAAATGAGCCTGCTCATACGCCGTTTAGAACGGATAATGTTACTGATATCAATGACGCTCGTATTGAGTCTCAACCAACCCCTCAAGTAGCGAAACGTTACTTGCCAACGTGGTTAACTCAATTTGGCCAGGTCGGTATTGCGGCTTGTGTCTCGTTAGCGGTGATATTAGGTGTTCAGCAATATGGTGAGAATCCAAATGCTGAAGCAGACCAATTGCCTGTATTACAAACGATACCTTTTGCTGGTAGTGCTGAGCCTGTTAGTCTTACGCGTGAAAGCGTTGAGCCAGCAGCGAAAAGCGATCTTAATGTTCAAGAACAACGTCGCCGCATTAATGCGATGTTGCAAGACTATGAGCTACAATTAAGACTTCATAGTGGTGATTCTGTAGATCATAGTGTCGACCCAGATACGGTAGTTGAATGA
- the rpoE gene encoding RNA polymerase sigma factor RpoE, which yields MNEQLTDQVLIERVQSGDKQAFNLLVLRYQNKVCNLISRYVSNPGDVPDVAQEAFIKAYRAIPSFRGESAFYTWLYRIAVNTAKNHIVAQSRRPPAQDVDSEEAEYYENGSALKEISNPENLTLSKELKQVVFSAIEALPDDLKTAMTLRELDGLSYEEIAAVMDCPVGTVRSRIFRAREAVEKKIQPLLQR from the coding sequence ATGAACGAGCAACTGACCGATCAAGTATTAATTGAGCGAGTTCAGAGTGGAGATAAGCAAGCATTCAATTTATTAGTTTTGAGGTATCAAAACAAAGTCTGCAATCTTATTTCTCGTTATGTCAGTAACCCAGGAGATGTGCCTGACGTAGCGCAAGAAGCATTTATTAAAGCTTATCGAGCAATACCTAGTTTTCGTGGCGAGAGCGCATTTTATACTTGGTTGTATCGTATCGCTGTTAATACTGCAAAGAACCACATCGTGGCGCAAAGCCGCAGACCGCCTGCGCAAGATGTGGATTCTGAAGAAGCTGAATATTACGAAAATGGCAGTGCACTAAAAGAAATATCGAACCCTGAGAACTTAACGTTGTCCAAGGAATTGAAACAGGTAGTTTTCAGTGCGATAGAAGCACTACCCGATGATTTAAAGACTGCGATGACTCTACGCGAGCTGGATGGCTTGAGTTATGAAGAGATCGCCGCAGTGATGGATTGCCCAGTAGGAACGGTACGTTCGCGTATTTTCCGTGCACGAGAAGCGGTGGAGAAAAAAATCCAACCCCTTCTGCAACGCTAG
- the nadB gene encoding L-aspartate oxidase, translated as MNANREHQCDVLVIGSGAAGLSLALRVAEHGKVIVLSKGPRSEGATYYAQGGIAAVFDESDSIDSHVEDTLIAGGGICEEETVKFIAENAKECVQWLIDGGVPFDRVENDSDEKPRYHLTREGGHSHRRILHAADATGMAMQTSLQDNVHNHPNITVLERHNALDLITEDKIGGDNKKVVGAYIWNRNQEHVETVRSKFVVLATGGASKVYQYTSNPDVSSGDGIAMAWRAGCRVANLEFNQFHPTCLFHPEARNFLLTEALRGEGAFLRRPDGSRFMPDFDERAELAPRDVVARAIDFEMKRLGADCMYLDISHKPAEFIEKHFPTIYTRLMDLGIDMTKEPIPIVPAAHYTCGGVMVDKSGSTDLQNLYAIGEVSYTGLHGANRMASNSLLECVVYAASAASDIINKYQAVDMPPALPCWDESQVSNSDEEVIIQHNWHELRLFMWDYMGIVRTNKRLERALRRIQMLQQETHEYYSNFRVSNNLLELRNLLQVAELMVRCAMERKESRGLHYTLDYPELAENSGPTILVPEKLKS; from the coding sequence ATGAACGCAAACCGTGAACATCAGTGTGATGTGTTAGTGATAGGTAGTGGTGCTGCCGGTCTATCGTTAGCGTTGCGTGTTGCCGAGCACGGCAAAGTCATTGTGTTAAGTAAAGGACCACGCAGTGAAGGTGCAACCTACTACGCTCAAGGCGGTATCGCAGCCGTTTTTGACGAATCAGACAGTATCGATTCTCATGTTGAAGATACATTAATCGCCGGTGGCGGGATCTGTGAAGAAGAGACAGTTAAATTCATCGCAGAGAACGCTAAAGAGTGTGTGCAATGGCTGATCGATGGTGGTGTACCCTTTGACCGTGTTGAAAATGACAGTGATGAGAAACCTCGCTACCACCTAACTCGTGAAGGTGGTCATAGCCATCGCCGCATCTTACATGCTGCGGATGCAACGGGCATGGCGATGCAAACATCACTGCAAGATAATGTTCATAACCACCCAAACATTACTGTGCTTGAACGCCATAATGCGCTTGATCTGATCACTGAAGACAAAATCGGTGGTGATAATAAAAAAGTCGTCGGCGCTTACATCTGGAACCGTAACCAAGAACACGTAGAAACCGTGCGCAGTAAATTTGTCGTGCTGGCGACTGGCGGTGCTTCTAAAGTGTATCAATACACTTCGAACCCTGATGTTTCTTCAGGTGATGGTATTGCCATGGCTTGGCGTGCAGGTTGTCGTGTGGCGAACCTTGAGTTTAACCAATTCCACCCAACATGCTTATTCCACCCTGAAGCACGCAACTTCCTATTAACGGAAGCACTGCGTGGTGAAGGAGCATTCCTGCGTCGTCCTGATGGCTCTCGCTTTATGCCTGATTTCGATGAGCGCGCTGAACTTGCGCCACGTGATGTGGTTGCGCGTGCGATCGACTTCGAAATGAAACGCCTGGGTGCTGACTGCATGTATTTAGACATCAGCCACAAGCCAGCAGAATTTATCGAGAAGCACTTCCCGACCATCTACACTCGTTTGATGGATCTGGGTATTGATATGACCAAAGAACCGATTCCTATCGTACCAGCGGCTCACTACACTTGCGGTGGGGTTATGGTTGATAAGTCAGGTAGCACTGATTTGCAAAACCTCTATGCCATTGGTGAGGTGAGCTACACTGGTCTGCACGGTGCAAACCGCATGGCATCAAACTCGCTACTTGAGTGTGTGGTTTACGCGGCTTCGGCGGCAAGTGATATTATCAACAAATATCAAGCGGTTGATATGCCACCAGCATTACCTTGTTGGGATGAAAGCCAAGTAAGCAACAGCGATGAAGAAGTTATCATCCAGCATAACTGGCATGAACTGCGTCTGTTTATGTGGGACTACATGGGTATCGTGCGTACCAATAAGCGTCTTGAACGCGCTTTGCGCCGCATCCAAATGCTGCAGCAAGAAACTCACGAGTACTACAGTAACTTCCGTGTATCTAACAACCTATTAGAACTACGTAACCTACTGCAAGTCGCTGAGTTGATGGTTCGTTGCGCGATGGAACGTAAAGAGAGCCGTGGTCTACACTACACGCTCGATTATCCAGAGCTCGCGGAAAACAGCGGTCCAACCATCTTAGTACCGGAAAAGCTTAAGTCATAA
- a CDS encoding FAD assembly factor SdhE, translating to MYTAEEKARIKWACRRGMLELDVVIMPFFEECFDALTETEQRDFVSLLESDDPDLFSWVMGHGRSENLSHASMVDKIVAHNLSKVR from the coding sequence ATGTACACCGCAGAAGAAAAAGCGCGCATTAAATGGGCATGTCGACGTGGCATGTTAGAACTGGATGTCGTCATTATGCCGTTTTTTGAAGAGTGCTTTGATGCACTAACAGAGACAGAGCAACGAGATTTTGTATCATTACTTGAGAGTGATGATCCGGATTTGTTCTCTTGGGTAATGGGTCATGGTCGCAGTGAGAACCTAAGCCACGCGTCTATGGTCGATAAGATTGTTGCTCACAACCTCAGCAAAGTTCGTTAA
- the ygfZ gene encoding tRNA-modifying protein YgfZ, whose protein sequence is MDWLNDFAPLSHQASDTLPELMLTHLDSWGVVTLIGNDAKSYLQGQVTCDVVQLDKEHSTFGAHCDAKGKVWSIFRVFHHQGGYALFEPKSAIEKQLAEIKKYAIFSKVEIEKSDAILLGVMGNQSTQFIDGLSDEQGDVRTINGGTAVRIDQQRWLLVVAPDAATELVEHSAAVKVAESLWRRFDIEAALPIVEQEEQAEHIPQALNLHALHGISFKKGCYTGQETVARAKYRGINKRSMFIVKGHTANELGEQTELERAVGDNWRGAGKLLAHYRFNDGETIGLVILPNNLEPETQLRLTSQPESVWTMQPLPYELDVE, encoded by the coding sequence ATGGATTGGCTTAACGACTTTGCTCCTCTATCGCACCAAGCCAGCGATACTCTTCCAGAACTTATGCTAACCCATCTAGATTCATGGGGCGTTGTGACACTGATCGGTAATGACGCGAAATCCTACCTGCAAGGTCAGGTAACGTGTGACGTAGTACAGCTTGATAAAGAGCACTCTACTTTTGGTGCGCATTGCGACGCAAAAGGTAAAGTCTGGTCTATTTTCCGCGTGTTCCATCATCAAGGCGGCTATGCCTTATTTGAACCCAAATCAGCCATTGAAAAGCAGTTAGCCGAAATTAAAAAGTACGCCATCTTCTCTAAAGTCGAGATTGAGAAAAGCGATGCGATTCTACTTGGTGTCATGGGTAATCAAAGTACGCAATTTATCGATGGCTTGAGTGATGAGCAAGGTGATGTACGCACCATTAATGGTGGTACGGCCGTTCGCATCGATCAACAACGTTGGTTACTGGTTGTTGCGCCTGACGCAGCAACTGAGTTAGTTGAACATTCAGCAGCAGTGAAAGTCGCGGAATCTTTGTGGCGCCGCTTCGATATTGAAGCTGCACTGCCGATTGTTGAGCAAGAAGAGCAAGCAGAACACATTCCTCAAGCGTTAAACCTACACGCTTTGCACGGTATTAGCTTTAAAAAAGGCTGCTACACCGGTCAAGAAACCGTTGCCCGAGCCAAATATCGTGGCATCAACAAACGTAGCATGTTCATTGTCAAAGGTCATACCGCCAACGAGTTAGGCGAGCAAACTGAACTTGAACGAGCGGTGGGTGATAACTGGCGTGGCGCAGGTAAGCTATTGGCTCACTATCGTTTCAATGATGGCGAAACCATTGGTTTGGTGATCTTACCCAACAACCTTGAGCCAGAGACTCAACTACGTTTGACCAGCCAACCTGAATCGGTGTGGACAATGCAACCTCTGCCTTACGAACTTGATGTCGAATAA
- a CDS encoding aminoacyl-tRNA deacylase, which translates to MSNNPFGTKLTRYLAQQQVEFRLLMHSRPAVSIEDAATQRGIRPAQMVKAILLRDMGDLYALACVPGDQSVDPKKVRALLECRRMTCVDLSQVETITGYQIGTVTPLLLKQPMPIIFDPSLLDETEVTISSGSNLAGIALQCQDLVKLCEPTFAKICR; encoded by the coding sequence ATGTCGAATAACCCCTTTGGTACCAAACTGACTCGCTACCTTGCACAGCAGCAGGTTGAATTTCGCCTGCTGATGCATAGCAGACCAGCAGTCAGTATTGAAGATGCCGCCACTCAGCGCGGCATTCGCCCAGCGCAAATGGTCAAAGCAATCTTGCTCCGAGATATGGGGGACTTGTATGCCTTGGCATGTGTACCAGGCGATCAATCCGTCGATCCGAAAAAGGTGCGCGCCCTGCTTGAGTGTCGACGCATGACCTGTGTCGATCTAAGCCAAGTTGAAACCATTACTGGCTATCAAATTGGCACCGTGACGCCTTTGTTACTTAAACAACCAATGCCCATCATTTTTGACCCAAGTTTATTAGACGAAACCGAAGTCACGATTAGCAGTGGCAGTAATCTGGCCGGAATCGCCCTCCAGTGCCAAGATCTTGTTAAGCTTTGCGAACCAACCTTTGCAAAAATATGCCGATAA
- a CDS encoding DUF1107 domain-containing protein, whose product MRLFKRYTPSMIAKHVSRLFKGRIYIYGVGKFEFDNGKLILPERAERRHYQAVKEVNQEIMKLRCAYA is encoded by the coding sequence ATGAGACTGTTTAAGCGCTATACACCTAGTATGATTGCTAAACACGTAAGTCGGCTATTTAAAGGAAGAATCTATATCTACGGCGTAGGAAAGTTTGAGTTTGATAACGGTAAACTTATCCTGCCAGAGAGAGCAGAGCGAAGGCATTATCAAGCGGTTAAAGAAGTGAATCAGGAAATTATGAAGTTGCGCTGCGCATACGCTTAA